The following are encoded in a window of Prosthecodimorpha staleyi genomic DNA:
- a CDS encoding M20 aminoacylase family protein, with protein MNAMPPVVFSNEEIEDAVTWRRALHRIPEIAYEEHDTSAFVAARLKEFGLEVRTGLGGTGVVGTLRRGTSSRVIGLRSDMDALAIEEATGVAYASTRPGRMHACGHDGHMAMLLAAARRLARSETIDGTVHFIFQPAEENEGGAARMIADGLFREFPVDSVFGMHNWPGLPLGRAGLTTGAMMAAFGIFDITVTGRGAHGGMPHQGVDPIACLFQIGSALQTIASRNVSPMASSVVSVTTVHGGDAWNVIPDSCRMTGTVRWFDPAVGDLIETRLRAIAEGVAAAMGCTVTIDYQRRYPATINDADEARFVQGVLRDMPGLAIEETVEPSMGAEDFAFMLNERPGAYLWVGQGTPNHTAGLHSPRYDFNDAALPLGAAVWVAIAERKLAPA; from the coding sequence CACCTCGGCCTTCGTGGCGGCCCGGCTGAAGGAATTCGGCCTCGAAGTCCGCACCGGCCTTGGCGGCACCGGCGTGGTCGGCACGCTGCGGCGCGGCACCTCTTCGCGCGTCATCGGCCTGCGGTCCGACATGGATGCGCTGGCCATCGAGGAGGCGACCGGCGTCGCCTACGCGTCGACGCGGCCGGGGCGCATGCATGCCTGCGGGCATGACGGCCACATGGCCATGCTGCTCGCCGCCGCCCGCCGCCTCGCCCGCAGCGAAACGATCGACGGCACGGTGCATTTCATCTTCCAGCCGGCCGAGGAGAACGAGGGCGGCGCGGCGCGCATGATCGCCGACGGCCTGTTCCGCGAATTCCCGGTCGATTCGGTGTTCGGCATGCACAACTGGCCGGGCCTGCCGCTCGGCCGCGCCGGCCTGACCACCGGCGCGATGATGGCGGCCTTCGGCATCTTCGACATCACCGTGACCGGTCGCGGCGCCCATGGCGGCATGCCCCACCAGGGCGTCGACCCGATCGCCTGCCTGTTCCAGATCGGCAGCGCGCTGCAGACCATCGCGTCGCGCAACGTCTCGCCGATGGCCTCCTCGGTTGTCTCCGTGACCACCGTCCACGGCGGCGACGCCTGGAACGTGATCCCGGATTCCTGCCGGATGACCGGCACCGTGCGCTGGTTCGACCCGGCCGTCGGCGACCTGATCGAAACCCGGCTGCGCGCGATCGCCGAGGGCGTCGCCGCCGCGATGGGCTGCACGGTGACGATCGACTACCAGCGCCGCTATCCGGCGACCATCAACGACGCCGACGAGGCGCGCTTCGTCCAGGGCGTGCTGCGCGACATGCCGGGCCTCGCCATCGAGGAGACGGTCGAGCCGAGCATGGGGGCCGAGGACTTCGCCTTCATGCTCAACGAGCGGCCGGGCGCCTATCTGTGGGTCGGCCAGGGTACGCCGAACCACACGGCCGGCCTGCATTCCCCGCGCTACGACTTCAACGACGCCGCCCTGCCGCTCGGCGCCGCCGTCTGGGTGGCCATTGCCGAGCGCAAGCTCGCACCGGCCTGA